The following coding sequences lie in one Ignavibacteria bacterium genomic window:
- a CDS encoding lytic transglycosylase domain-containing protein produces MALGAIYLFSNFSEVKKSYGFITSPQEYPQKYQIISPVVPDKIDFCGEAVPLNNMFVRERFERELIVNTYYHSATLLGIKRANRWFPVIEPILKKNGVPEDFKYLVVIESNFEHLISPAGAVGFWQFTQAAAERYGLQVDTEVDERYNVEKSTQAACDFLKYSYNQFHTWTLTAASYNMGLTGISKQQERQKQKNYYNLLLGEETSRYIARILAVKSIFSRPADYGYLVKKEDLYPALDFDEVKVTSDIPNLADFSMQHGINYKLLKIFNPWLRENSLTVKGGRQYIIKIPKKGSVEAISEG; encoded by the coding sequence ATGGCACTTGGCGCAATTTACCTGTTCAGCAATTTTTCTGAAGTTAAAAAGTCCTACGGCTTTATTACATCACCTCAGGAATATCCGCAAAAGTATCAGATCATTTCACCCGTCGTGCCGGACAAAATTGACTTCTGCGGTGAGGCGGTCCCGCTTAACAATATGTTTGTAAGGGAGAGGTTTGAGCGCGAACTGATCGTGAATACTTATTATCACTCGGCCACTCTTTTGGGCATTAAGCGCGCAAACAGATGGTTCCCCGTTATTGAACCGATATTAAAGAAAAACGGAGTACCGGAGGATTTCAAGTACCTGGTTGTAATAGAAAGCAATTTTGAACACCTCATCTCTCCGGCCGGCGCCGTGGGCTTCTGGCAGTTTACACAGGCTGCCGCCGAACGCTACGGCCTGCAGGTTGATACGGAAGTTGACGAACGCTACAATGTGGAAAAGTCGACGCAGGCAGCCTGCGATTTCCTGAAATACAGCTATAACCAGTTCCATACCTGGACCCTAACGGCGGCATCCTACAATATGGGACTTACCGGAATCTCGAAACAGCAGGAAAGGCAGAAACAAAAAAACTATTACAACCTCCTCTTAGGTGAGGAGACCTCGCGCTATATAGCAAGGATACTGGCGGTAAAGTCTATATTTTCGCGTCCCGCAGACTACGGCTACCTCGTAAAAAAAGAGGACCTTTATCCCGCCCTCGACTTCGATGAAGTAAAGGTTACTTCCGACATCCCAAATCTTGCTGATTTTTCAATGCAGCACGGAATAAACTACAAGCTCCTTAAGATCTTTAACCCGTGGCTTAGGGAAAACAGCCTTACGGTAAAAGGCGGAAGGCAGTACATAATTAAAATTCCGAAAAAAGGAAGCGTTGAGGCGATCAGCGAGGGGTAA
- a CDS encoding (2Fe-2S)-binding protein codes for MSKDSKNGGISRRKFLQGVGSGIIGTYVLTPTIASASEKLTKNAEKLKLTVPVSMTVNGKGVHLQIEPQTTLVEVLRNQLGLTGTKVTCNNGECGGCTVLMDNKAVYSCHILALDCAGKEITTIEGLMTGEKLHPIQEAFIEHDGLQCGFCTPGQIMAAQALLLNNPKPSRQEVLEGMSGNICRCAAYPSIIESVLAAAEKTSGSTTTMK; via the coding sequence ATGAGTAAAGATTCAAAAAACGGGGGGATTTCAAGAAGGAAATTCCTGCAGGGCGTTGGCTCCGGCATAATTGGGACGTATGTCCTGACGCCCACAATTGCATCGGCCTCGGAAAAGCTCACGAAGAACGCTGAAAAGCTTAAGCTTACAGTGCCCGTTTCAATGACCGTAAACGGAAAAGGGGTGCATCTTCAGATAGAACCTCAGACTACGCTTGTTGAAGTTCTGCGCAATCAGCTTGGGCTTACAGGCACCAAGGTCACCTGCAACAACGGGGAGTGCGGCGGATGCACTGTCCTGATGGATAACAAAGCCGTTTATTCGTGCCACATCCTGGCCCTTGATTGTGCGGGAAAAGAGATCACTACAATAGAAGGCCTCATGACGGGAGAAAAGCTCCATCCGATCCAGGAAGCCTTTATTGAGCATGACGGCCTCCAGTGCGGATTCTGCACGCCGGGACAGATCATGGCGGCACAGGCTTTGCTCCTGAATAACCCAAAACCCTCGAGGCAGGAGGTGCTGGAAGGCATGTCGGGAAACATTTGCCGCTGCGCGGCTTACCCCAGCATCATAGAGTCCGTGCTTGCTGCAGCTGAAAAGACCTCAGGCAGCACAACCACAATGAAATAA